In the Microplitis mediator isolate UGA2020A chromosome 5, iyMicMedi2.1, whole genome shotgun sequence genome, TCAAAACATTGTTTCGAACATCAGGAATCACAAGtagtacaaaaaatttttagttattgagATTCAAATtgactttattaaaaaattacatatatgaaaaaaaacatgagttataatttgtatgaacacaaaaaagtttattgattaAGTAAATGAAtgcttttatataaaaataaaaattttagatttcatagttgaatatttttttcaaaaatttacgtaTAAGCATCAAGACGCAATCTTGAAGGCCTTTGTCTGTCATCAACATAGCCAATGTTATAACGTTATTCATTGTAAATAAGCTTCGTAATGACGATACCAAATCTGCTCTCTGTCCTTGAGtaagatcattttttaaaatatcagaaACTGATCTAAAATTTCCATGCTGCGCATAAGAAGTTCCCAAGCCACCTAACAAACTTCCTgattgacaaaatttttatttgttatcaaATCAAATCATGTAAATAAACAGGGTAATGGATCCAGTAAATGAACATGACTAGTAAATGaacatcatttaatttttaccatcattttgattttaatcaGAATACTGACGTTAGCCGACgcccaataatttttgaatttttttaaaaacaacgaagtataaaaaaaaaaatttgaaaaaattgcacatatggttttttaaattttctacatgtgcatatttttgttttttaaaaaatactcccgtgtaaaaaaaatttttattcataatgaatttagatctgaatttcatgacgaaactcagatcgtgacacaaatatgactttcatcatgaat is a window encoding:
- the LOC130667727 gene encoding protein C19orf12 homolog, producing the protein MLACNDSELLDAVCNINKIKSLNVAINSSMKSGLLVGVGATIGGLLLGPRGVAIGSLLGGLGTSYAQHGNFRSVSDILKNDLTQGQRADLVSSLRSLFTMNNVITLAMLMTDKGLQDCVLMLIRKFLKKIFNYEI